From Bacteroidota bacterium, one genomic window encodes:
- the hprK gene encoding HPr(Ser) kinase/phosphatase: MRQQSKAFKKEFVSVAALVDLLRERAKIEIEALNEVETAERKVTEQDLHRPGLALAGYIGLFTFQRVQILGNTESQYLRHLSLEERRQAFRNLVQFALPCIFLTESNALEDELLAMATEAGIPVYRTPTPTTRFMSLLGDLLNDHFAWQKPVHGSLVDVYGVGLLIVGKAGIGKSEVALDLVERGHRLVADDVVVATRRGENLLIGAGTDLVQHFMEVRGLGLVDVRAMFGIRAIRFQKRIEVVVNMQLWDPDEDYTRISVVDDTHPILGVELPMVKVPITPGKNITVICEVIAMNHILRHYGYDPAEIFSQRLADQIQKNKSGQPNRGLQYLEHDYE; encoded by the coding sequence ACGTGCAAAGATTGAGATTGAGGCGCTGAACGAAGTAGAAACAGCAGAGCGAAAGGTAACCGAACAGGATTTACACCGGCCCGGACTTGCCCTGGCGGGATACATCGGTTTGTTTACCTTTCAGCGCGTACAGATCCTTGGCAATACCGAGAGCCAGTACTTGCGCCACTTGTCGCTTGAAGAGCGACGGCAAGCGTTTCGCAACCTGGTGCAGTTTGCCCTGCCCTGCATATTTCTGACAGAAAGCAATGCGCTTGAAGATGAATTGCTGGCGATGGCAACTGAAGCCGGCATTCCTGTCTACCGCACGCCAACCCCAACAACCCGTTTTATGTCGCTGCTGGGCGACTTGCTCAATGATCACTTTGCCTGGCAGAAACCGGTTCATGGGTCACTTGTGGATGTGTATGGCGTCGGGTTGCTCATTGTTGGGAAAGCCGGCATAGGTAAAAGCGAAGTTGCGCTCGACCTGGTTGAGCGCGGGCATCGCCTCGTAGCAGACGACGTGGTTGTGGCGACGCGCCGCGGCGAAAACCTGCTCATTGGCGCCGGCACAGACCTGGTGCAGCACTTTATGGAAGTGAGAGGGCTCGGGCTTGTCGACGTGCGCGCCATGTTCGGTATCCGTGCCATACGGTTCCAGAAGCGCATTGAGGTCGTTGTAAATATGCAGCTTTGGGATCCTGATGAAGACTACACCCGGATTAGTGTCGTTGATGATACCCATCCGATTCTCGGCGTCGAACTCCCCATGGTGAAAGTGCCGATTACGCCCGGTAAAAATATCACAGTGATCTGTGAGGTCATCGCAATGAATCACATTTTGAGACATTACGGCTATGATCCGGCAGAAATATTCTCTCAAAGATTGGCTGATCAAATTCAGAAAAATAAATCTGGGCAGCCGAACCGTGGACTCCAATATTTGGAACACGATTACGAGTAG